One window from the genome of [Mycobacterium] stephanolepidis encodes:
- a CDS encoding DUF2510 domain-containing protein, translating into MTDAPKPSAGWYPDPSGSPRQRYFDGSNWTDNYSDDAKWVTPPEERKIPPWQIFVASGGIVAVAVAMVSVAGPDRRPPAPTRITEAVPVNAGPKTISPSECKVQAVPKCDGVFRVTDGGALSTGLLTGWIRTEGPLPGRSSCYWSRLSGPDETINNTLATGRLTEGQSATVEIKPGDYAFATHGCLPWQKVG; encoded by the coding sequence ATGACCGACGCGCCGAAACCGTCCGCAGGCTGGTACCCGGACCCCTCGGGCAGCCCGAGGCAACGCTACTTCGACGGCTCGAATTGGACAGACAACTACTCTGACGACGCGAAATGGGTTACACCGCCTGAGGAACGCAAGATCCCACCGTGGCAGATATTCGTCGCCTCAGGAGGCATCGTCGCGGTTGCCGTCGCCATGGTGTCCGTCGCGGGACCCGATCGGCGCCCGCCAGCGCCAACACGCATAACCGAGGCGGTGCCGGTGAATGCTGGGCCGAAAACGATTAGCCCATCCGAGTGCAAGGTGCAAGCCGTCCCGAAGTGCGACGGCGTTTTCCGCGTGACCGATGGCGGGGCCCTCAGCACAGGGCTGTTGACCGGTTGGATCCGGACCGAAGGACCGCTACCGGGCCGGTCAAGCTGCTACTGGAGCCGCCTATCCGGGCCTGACGAGACGATCAACAACACGCTCGCCACAGGACGTCTGACCGAAGGCCAGTCGGCTACCGTCGAAATCAAGCCTGGCGATTACGCGTTCGCAACACACGGCTGCCTGCCCTGGCAGAAGGTCGGATAG